The Gammaproteobacteria bacterium genome includes the window TTAATCGAATATGGTCACCCTATTGATGAAGGCACGACGTGTCCTCAGGATATTTATTATGATAAGCAATCCCCCCTGATGATCGCTTGTGAATGGGGGTATATTGAAATCATTAAAATACTTCTTAACAACAATGCCAATCTATTACATACAAGTTCTGCCGGTGTTAGTGCTTTGATGAAAGTCAATTCTGAAACTGTCTGCAAACTTTTACTGACTCATGCTAAAAGTCAAAAAAAATTGATGGAATTACTTTCATTAACAGATAACCAAGGTTTAGTAGCACATAATTATGCTGTATCTCGCGGGGATACAGAGACTGCGAATTTAATTTATACAGAAATCTACATCTATAGCTGTGAAATAGGCAACACAAGCTTTATTAAAGCTTTAACTATAGATGATGCAAAAAACATTAAAGACAAAAACTCACTACATCGCACTCGAATGGGATATTTTGCTTATCCAGAAAAAAGTCATGACTTCGACAGCGCTTGCTCCATACTAAAAAAACTCCCACCCCAGAAAAATACTATAGATTTTGAACCCGAGTATGAACAAGTTTCTATAGAAGTTGCTTGCAACCGACTTTTTGGTAATTCAGTTAACCTAAATAAAATAAGCTCAAAAGATGAAGCCATTAAAAAAGCTATTTCCCAATGCTATTCCTTACTTGAATCACCATTAAATTGCATTAAATATCTAAAATTTCTCAATGATGAATTTTTAAGATACTTCAAAGATAAACATAATACAGATTTTGATTCACTAGCAAACGATTCTTATGATTATGAAATCATTGATGGAACATATTTTCCTATTCCTAATGAAAAATTTATAGGAATACAACAGCGCCATGCGCTTCAAGAGTTTTTAATTCTATTATGTAAAAAATTTGGCTTGGGTGACAATGCTTTTAAATGGATTGGTTTTATCCCAAACACCATTGCAAACAAAATGATAGCAGAGGGAGATTTTATTACTGAATGTACTTTAGGTCCGGGAGTATTTCACAATAAAATGGCTCACATGATACAACGAGGCATATTATTTTATGCTATCAATGATGGAAAAATTACGCTTGAATACACTAGTGAGGGAAAAATCCATTACCTTACATTTAAAGATATTGCCAAAGGGCTTGTGGAATTTAAAGATACAGCTAATGTTCCTTTGTGGGCATCGGTTAGAGATGCGTCAAGTCGTAAAAAAATTAAGTTTTCCGACCCAAGTAGATTAGCCTCTGTAATCATGCGCGATGGTAAAAAATTAGGAATAGAGGCATTATCTGATGCGCTTATAGATACATTCTGCAAAGGCATACTTAAGCTTTTGAGAGCTTATAATGAGCACAAAGAATTTGCAGGCATGAATCTCAATACCTTTATCGAAAAATTAAATGACCTTAATCTGACCGCTTTTGATACACCTAAGCATTTAATTG containing:
- a CDS encoding ankyrin repeat domain-containing protein → MQLSEEEFQSKLNKLFNELLNNSEESALQALDKIVLSHSNLFRDHLLHIDMLANKVIFGGSLLFFATSKNYTDMVGKLIEYGHPIDEGTTCPQDIYYDKQSPLMIACEWGYIEIIKILLNNNANLLHTSSAGVSALMKVNSETVCKLLLTHAKSQKKLMELLSLTDNQGLVAHNYAVSRGDTETANLIYTEIYIYSCEIGNTSFIKALTIDDAKNIKDKNSLHRTRMGYFAYPEKSHDFDSACSILKKLPPQKNTIDFEPEYEQVSIEVACNRLFGNSVNLNKISSKDEAIKKAISQCYSLLESPLNCIKYLKFLNDEFLRYFKDKHNTDFDSLANDSYDYEIIDGTYFPIPNEKFIGIQQRHALQEFLILLCKKFGLGDNAFKWIGFIPNTIANKMIAEGDFITECTLGPGVFHNKMAHMIQRGILFYAINDGKITLEYTSEGKIHYLTFKDIAKGLVEFKDTANVPLWASVRDASSRKKIKFSDPSRLASVIMRDGKKLGIEALSDALIDTFCKGILKLLRAYNEHKEFAGMNLNTFIEKLNDLNLTAFDTPKHLIEKSLFFSGKKNEIIQSTHAYGIARKTYHPNYDFEPATFKI